Proteins from one Mus caroli chromosome 3, CAROLI_EIJ_v1.1, whole genome shotgun sequence genomic window:
- the Ssr3 gene encoding translocon-associated protein subunit gamma — MAPKGGSKQQSEEDLLLQDFSRNLSAKSSALFFGNAFIVSAIPIWLYWRIWHMDLIQSAVLYSVMTLVSTYLVAFAYKNVKFVLKHKVAQKREDAVSKEVTRKLSEADNRKMSRKEKDERILWKKNEVADYEATTFSIFYNNTLFLVLVIVASFFILKNFNPTVNYILSISASSGLIALLSTGSK, encoded by the exons ATGGCTCCCAAAGGCGGCTCCAAGCAGCAGTCCGAGGAGGACCTGCTCCTTCAGGATTTCAGCCGCAACCTGTCGGCCAAATCGTCGGCGCTGTTCTTCGGGAACGCGTTCATCGTGTCTGCCATCCCCATCT GGTTGTACTGGAGAATATGGCATATGGATCTCATCCAGTCTGCGGTGCTCTACAGTGTGATGACCTTAGTAAGCACTTACTTGGTAGCCTTCGCCTACAAGAATGTAAAATTTGTTCTGAAGCACAA agTAGCACAGAAGAGGGAGGATGCTGTTTCCAAAGAAGTGACTCGAAAACTTTCTGAAGCTGATAATAGGAAGATGTCCcggaaggagaaagatgaaag aatcctgtggaagaagaATGAAGTTGCCGATTATGAAGCCACAACATTCTCCATCTTCTATAACAACACTCTGTTCCTGGTTCTGGTTATTGTTGCTTCCTTCTTTATACTGAAGAACTTCAACCCCACAGT GAACTACATTTTGTCCATAAGTGCTTCATCTGGACTCATCGCCCTCTTGTCTACTGGCTCCAAATAG